One part of the Algibacter sp. L1A34 genome encodes these proteins:
- a CDS encoding EI24 domain-containing protein, with product MIKNIISGIKAYFGAFSLISKLKLWKYFAIPMLISVVTAAAIFGSAYGLSDNIGSFISKIWIWDWGKETFTSISNFIGGLFIVVIGLILFKHIIMALSAPFMSPVSEKIEAHLTGNAPHSHRDTSFLEQLMRGIKINGRNLIMELLLTIPLLILKFIPVVNIFSAVLLFLLQAYYAGFGNMDYTLERHFQYKKSVQFVKKNRGIAIGNGIVFILFLLIPIIGVILVLPLSVTAATIKTVNALELKNNATHANS from the coding sequence ATGATTAAAAACATAATTTCTGGTATTAAAGCATACTTCGGTGCTTTCAGCTTAATATCAAAACTCAAACTCTGGAAATATTTTGCCATCCCCATGCTCATTAGCGTGGTAACAGCGGCCGCTATTTTCGGTTCAGCCTATGGTCTATCGGATAATATTGGGAGTTTCATTTCTAAAATTTGGATTTGGGATTGGGGAAAAGAAACCTTCACCTCTATTAGTAATTTTATTGGCGGCCTTTTTATTGTAGTTATTGGTCTTATATTATTTAAACACATCATTATGGCACTATCTGCGCCATTTATGAGTCCGGTTTCCGAAAAAATTGAAGCACACCTAACAGGCAACGCTCCGCATTCTCATCGAGACACGTCGTTTTTAGAACAATTAATGCGTGGTATAAAAATAAATGGACGTAATTTAATAATGGAATTACTACTAACAATTCCTTTACTTATTTTAAAATTCATTCCAGTTGTTAATATTTTTTCCGCAGTTTTACTATTTCTTTTACAAGCCTATTATGCAGGTTTTGGTAATATGGATTACACTTTGGAGCGCCATTTTCAATACAAAAAAAGCGTACAATTTGTCAAAAAAAATAGAGGTATCGCTATAGGAAATGGTATTGTTTTTATTCTATTTTTATTAATTCCAATTATTGGTGTAATTTTAGTGCTACCTTTATCAGTAACTGCAGCAACTATAAAAACAGTTAATGCTCTAGAATTAAAAAACAATGCAACACATGCAAACTCTTAG
- a CDS encoding YchJ family protein: MNCHCGNLKPYTDCCQKAHHNIAEAKTAEQLMRSRYSAFVLANGDYLMATHHTSTRPIKEKKAIINWAKSVKWIKLEVLETSEGQENDTKGTVTFNAYFFENGKVDVIHEKSAFVRENNHWSYLGLSK; this comes from the coding sequence ATGAATTGCCACTGTGGAAATTTAAAACCTTATACAGATTGTTGCCAAAAAGCGCACCATAATATTGCCGAAGCTAAAACAGCCGAACAACTTATGCGCTCGCGCTACAGTGCTTTTGTGTTAGCCAATGGCGATTATTTAATGGCCACGCATCATACATCTACACGCCCAATAAAAGAAAAAAAAGCGATAATAAACTGGGCGAAATCTGTAAAATGGATAAAATTAGAAGTTCTAGAAACTTCCGAAGGACAAGAAAACGATACTAAAGGTACGGTTACATTTAACGCATATTTTTTCGAAAACGGAAAAGTAGATGTGATACACGAAAAATCGGCTTTTGTACGAGAAAACAATCATTGGTCGTATTTAGGACTAAGTAAATAG
- a CDS encoding GNAT family N-acetyltransferase yields the protein MSANEDRLKRYFPKTLQENLTPSLAKSFTDKKVKQFQLKEEFLFTIKEKQSNDVAGLIYIKDLNWTTKQAEFAYCISYQFESKGITTKSVALLSDYAFETLGLKTLQIIVHKDNLASVAVATNNSFTWIKTLKNEHTPPNESPLDMELYELYYEME from the coding sequence ATGTCAGCAAATGAAGATCGATTAAAACGTTATTTCCCAAAAACTTTACAAGAAAACTTAACACCAAGTTTAGCTAAATCCTTTACAGATAAAAAAGTTAAACAATTTCAATTAAAAGAAGAGTTTCTATTCACGATAAAAGAAAAACAATCCAATGATGTTGCGGGCTTAATCTATATAAAAGACCTTAATTGGACAACCAAACAAGCAGAATTTGCATATTGTATTTCTTATCAATTTGAAAGCAAAGGCATCACAACAAAATCAGTAGCCCTTTTATCCGATTATGCTTTTGAAACTTTAGGCTTAAAAACGCTTCAAATTATAGTACATAAAGACAATCTTGCAAGTGTTGCTGTAGCGACAAATAACAGCTTTACCTGGATAAAAACATTAAAAAACGAACATACACCTCCAAACGAAAGCCCATTAGATATGGAACTTTACGAGTTGTATTATGAAATGGAATAA
- a CDS encoding TrkH family potassium uptake protein gives MPKLKKQSLLNYVYRFFDIIVLFFIVFDLGYDHADNYTSPHVFGLIALSVLLLVFNTVKLFIYKYKNNKRVAQVNILIISILLITSMVVSLTHMHNDYHFVLQKIKPILELGLILYFLIRLLVLVRYIYEVYFNPAIVFVGSFFIMAILGAFLLMLPSATIEGISFTNALFTATSAVCVTGLAVLDTSHDFTLVGQSIILVLIQLGGLGILTFTSFFAFFFRGSSSFKEGLNTKDFIAQEGLRDVFRAALNVVAFTLTLELIGAAFIYLSVHDNTVIKDKLFFSAFHAISAFCNAGFSILPSGLFEKSIRFNYGFQWIIMMLIIFGGLGHNIIFNFYKKIRIYFLEIFERDAVHKRVPIITLNTKIVIYTTSILLFVGWVFFFISEYNNTMLEHTTIVGKLTNSAFNSVSPRTAGFNVINYSEMTMPSLLFIILLMWIGASPASTGGGIKTSTFALATLNIYATARGKSRIEIFGKRISAESTSRAFAILSLSLIVIGFSIMALLIFEPKHTSLLSITFECFSAYSTVGLSLNFTPSLTEPSKYVIILVMFIGRIGMLNLMIGLMRQINHQFYEYPKENILIN, from the coding sequence ATGCCTAAATTAAAAAAACAATCATTATTAAATTACGTGTATCGGTTTTTCGATATAATCGTATTATTTTTTATTGTCTTCGATTTAGGCTACGATCATGCCGATAATTATACATCACCACATGTTTTTGGTTTAATAGCATTATCGGTTTTATTACTAGTATTTAATACTGTAAAACTTTTTATTTACAAGTATAAAAACAACAAACGCGTAGCTCAAGTTAACATTTTAATTATCTCAATTTTATTGATAACCTCTATGGTGGTCTCGCTAACGCATATGCATAACGACTACCATTTTGTTCTACAAAAAATAAAACCCATACTCGAACTCGGCCTTATTTTATACTTCCTAATAAGGTTACTTGTATTGGTACGTTATATTTATGAAGTCTATTTTAATCCAGCCATCGTTTTTGTAGGCAGCTTTTTTATTATGGCCATTCTAGGTGCTTTTTTACTTATGCTACCAAGTGCTACTATAGAAGGTATTAGCTTTACAAATGCTCTTTTTACAGCTACAAGCGCCGTTTGTGTTACGGGCTTAGCCGTTTTAGATACTAGTCACGATTTTACGTTAGTTGGTCAATCTATTATTTTAGTTTTAATTCAACTAGGAGGATTAGGAATATTAACTTTCACCTCCTTTTTCGCGTTTTTCTTCAGAGGAAGCTCCTCATTTAAGGAAGGTTTAAATACTAAAGATTTTATTGCACAAGAAGGATTGAGAGATGTGTTTAGAGCAGCTTTAAATGTGGTTGCATTTACGCTTACTTTAGAACTTATAGGAGCAGCATTTATTTATTTATCTGTACATGATAACACGGTAATTAAAGACAAATTATTTTTCTCAGCTTTTCATGCTATTTCGGCATTTTGTAATGCAGGGTTTTCAATTTTACCATCTGGATTATTTGAAAAAAGTATTCGTTTCAATTACGGTTTTCAGTGGATCATTATGATGCTTATTATTTTTGGAGGTTTGGGACACAACATCATTTTTAATTTCTATAAAAAAATAAGAATTTATTTTTTAGAAATTTTCGAAAGAGATGCTGTCCATAAACGTGTACCAATAATTACTTTAAATACTAAAATAGTAATTTATACCACATCTATTTTACTATTTGTAGGATGGGTGTTTTTCTTTATATCAGAATACAACAACACCATGTTGGAACACACTACCATTGTTGGTAAGTTAACAAATTCAGCATTTAATTCGGTTAGCCCTAGAACTGCAGGATTTAACGTGATTAATTATAGTGAAATGACTATGCCTTCCTTATTATTTATAATATTATTAATGTGGATTGGTGCTTCACCAGCATCAACTGGTGGTGGTATAAAAACGAGTACCTTTGCATTAGCAACATTAAATATTTATGCTACGGCAAGAGGAAAAAGTCGTATTGAAATTTTCGGAAAACGAATCTCGGCAGAGTCAACATCAAGAGCCTTTGCTATTTTATCTCTTTCTCTAATAGTTATAGGTTTTTCTATTATGGCGCTTTTAATTTTCGAACCTAAACATACGTCATTATTAAGTATAACTTTTGAGTGTTTTTCGGCATATAGTACAGTTGGCTTGAGTTTAAATTTCACACCTAGTTTAACAGAGCCTAGCAAATATGTTATAATTTTAGTCATGTTTATTGGTAGAATAGGAATGCTCAATTTAATGATTGGTTTAATGCGCCAAATCAATCATCAATTTTATGAGTATCCAAAAGAAAATATTTTGATCAACTAA
- a CDS encoding potassium channel family protein — MKIIVIGLGNFGNALALSLTETGNEVIAIDKQIEKINLVKDLVSHAICMDSTNELAYSAVPLKDADKIVVAIGENEGAAIITTAIVKKLCDVKIISRALSPIHDTVLEAMGVHNIIHPEQDSANRLTKQINFKSTLENYQLDNNFTISEVKAKKDFFGKTLKELDTTNKFQLTLITIIREIEKRNILGKKHIIKESIGRVNSETLVLENDILVVYGNNKDIEDYCMGQEEYDLRNKNI; from the coding sequence ATGAAAATAATAGTTATTGGACTCGGAAATTTCGGAAACGCTCTAGCATTGAGTCTTACCGAAACAGGCAACGAAGTAATTGCCATAGACAAGCAAATAGAGAAAATCAACCTGGTAAAAGACCTAGTTTCTCACGCCATTTGTATGGACTCTACCAACGAGTTAGCCTACAGCGCCGTGCCTTTAAAAGATGCCGACAAAATAGTCGTTGCCATTGGTGAAAATGAAGGAGCCGCCATAATCACTACAGCTATTGTTAAAAAATTATGCGATGTAAAAATTATTAGCCGTGCACTTTCACCCATCCACGATACCGTTTTAGAAGCTATGGGCGTGCATAATATTATTCATCCAGAACAAGATTCAGCTAACAGGTTAACCAAACAAATCAATTTTAAATCTACTTTAGAAAATTATCAATTAGATAATAACTTCACAATTTCCGAAGTAAAAGCTAAAAAAGATTTCTTCGGAAAAACACTAAAAGAGCTAGATACAACAAACAAATTTCAGCTTACATTAATTACCATAATTCGCGAAATAGAAAAACGTAATATTTTAGGTAAAAAACATATTATAAAAGAAAGTATTGGCCGAGTTAATTCGGAAACCTTAGTCCTCGAAAATGATATTTTAGTCGTTTACGGAAACAACAAAGACATTGAAGATTATTGCATGGGCCAAGAAGAATACGATTTAAGAAATAAAAATATATAA
- the hemA gene encoding glutamyl-tRNA reductase, with amino-acid sequence MQQYNVSKSSYFYAIGLSYKKADADIRGHFSLSEDGKLSLLNQAKDSKIESLVVTSTCNRTEIYGFAQHPFQLIKLLCDNTRGTVEEFQEVAYIYKNKDAISHMFRVGSGLDSQILGDFEIISQLKISAKLSRKHGLLNPFSERLINAVIQASKRIKTETEISSGATSVSFASVRYIFNAVEDISNKNILLFGTGKIGRNTCENLVKHTKNEHITLINRTKTKAEQIAGKFNLVVKDYSNLQEEITDSDILIVATGAQRPTIDKHIIQNNRPLLILDLSIPKNVDENVLELEGVKLVHLDHLSQITDQTLEARKEHIPSAEAIIEEVKTEFNNWLETRKFAPTIKALKHKLNDFATAELDTQRKKMSDFNESQAEIISSNIIQKITNHFAHHLKDDDVSTDDSLELIKKVFQLEPSTKNV; translated from the coding sequence ATGCAGCAATATAACGTTTCGAAAAGCAGTTACTTTTACGCCATTGGTTTAAGTTACAAAAAAGCCGATGCCGATATTCGAGGACATTTTAGTCTAAGCGAAGATGGTAAACTTTCACTTTTAAATCAAGCTAAAGATAGTAAAATAGAAAGCTTGGTAGTAACTTCTACCTGCAACAGAACCGAAATTTACGGCTTTGCCCAACACCCTTTTCAACTTATAAAATTACTTTGTGATAACACACGCGGTACTGTTGAAGAGTTTCAAGAGGTTGCTTACATTTATAAGAATAAAGACGCCATATCTCACATGTTTCGTGTAGGCTCTGGTTTGGATAGTCAAATTCTTGGCGATTTTGAAATTATAAGTCAGTTAAAAATTAGTGCTAAACTTTCAAGAAAACACGGGTTACTTAACCCGTTCTCAGAACGATTAATAAATGCAGTAATTCAAGCGAGTAAGCGTATTAAAACCGAAACCGAAATTTCATCGGGTGCCACATCTGTATCATTTGCTTCGGTTCGCTATATTTTTAATGCTGTTGAAGATATTAGCAATAAAAATATTTTACTCTTCGGAACAGGTAAAATTGGTAGAAACACTTGCGAAAACTTGGTGAAACACACCAAAAATGAGCATATTACCTTAATAAACAGAACTAAAACAAAAGCGGAGCAAATTGCCGGGAAATTTAATTTAGTAGTTAAAGATTACTCTAATTTACAAGAAGAAATTACCGATTCGGATATTTTAATTGTTGCCACTGGAGCACAACGCCCAACAATTGATAAACATATAATACAAAATAACCGACCACTTTTAATTTTAGATTTATCGATTCCGAAGAATGTAGATGAAAATGTTTTGGAATTAGAAGGTGTTAAATTGGTGCATTTAGATCATTTATCTCAAATTACCGACCAAACGCTCGAAGCTCGAAAAGAACATATTCCTTCTGCGGAAGCGATAATAGAAGAAGTAAAAACAGAGTTTAATAATTGGTTAGAAACTCGAAAATTCGCGCCAACTATTAAAGCTTTAAAACATAAACTGAACGATTTTGCAACGGCGGAATTAGATACACAACGTAAAAAAATGTCCGATTTTAACGAATCGCAAGCCGAAATTATCAGCAGTAACATTATTCAGAAAATAACTAATCATTTTGCGCATCATTTAAAAGATGATGACGTTTCTACAGACGACAGTCTTGAACTTATTAAAAAAGTGTTCCAATTAGAACCTTCTACAAAAAATGTCTAA
- the hemF gene encoding oxygen-dependent coproporphyrinogen oxidase, giving the protein MKNKFYQYIQSLQDSITSKLEVIDGKATFQEDIWERPEGGGGRTRVIENGHVFEKGGVNISGVNGKLPKSMQDYFKVGDVDFFACGLSLVLHPTNPMVPTVHANWRYFEMYDKTGEIVGSWFGGGQDLTPYYLFEEDAKHFHQTCKTACDKHNPEFYPKYKARCDEYFYNAHRNEGRGLGGLFFDYCKETETMSMENWYNFVTEVGDSFLEAYVPIVEKRKDLPYTEAQRNWQEIRRGRYVEFNLVHDKGTLFGLKTNGRIESILMSLPPHVQWVYDHHPEVGSEEEKLINILQNPIDWV; this is encoded by the coding sequence ATGAAAAACAAATTCTACCAATATATTCAAAGCCTTCAAGATAGTATTACATCTAAACTAGAAGTTATCGATGGCAAAGCAACCTTTCAAGAAGATATTTGGGAACGTCCAGAAGGCGGTGGCGGCCGCACACGAGTAATAGAAAACGGTCATGTTTTCGAAAAAGGAGGTGTAAATATTTCTGGTGTAAACGGCAAGCTACCAAAGTCTATGCAAGACTATTTTAAAGTTGGCGATGTCGATTTTTTTGCATGTGGTTTAAGTTTAGTACTTCACCCTACAAACCCAATGGTACCAACCGTGCATGCTAATTGGCGCTATTTTGAAATGTATGATAAAACTGGAGAGATCGTAGGTAGTTGGTTTGGTGGCGGACAAGATTTAACGCCTTATTATTTATTTGAAGAAGATGCTAAACATTTCCATCAAACATGTAAAACAGCCTGCGATAAACACAACCCAGAGTTTTACCCAAAATACAAAGCACGCTGCGATGAGTATTTCTACAATGCACACCGAAATGAAGGTCGTGGATTAGGCGGTTTATTTTTCGATTACTGTAAAGAAACCGAAACTATGAGCATGGAAAACTGGTACAATTTTGTAACCGAAGTTGGAGATAGTTTCTTAGAAGCTTATGTGCCAATTGTTGAAAAACGCAAAGACTTACCATACACAGAAGCCCAACGCAATTGGCAAGAAATTCGTCGTGGACGTTATGTAGAATTCAATTTAGTACATGATAAAGGCACCCTTTTTGGATTAAAAACCAACGGGCGCATAGAAAGTATTTTAATGAGCTTACCTCCGCATGTGCAATGGGTTTACGATCATCATCCAGAAGTAGGCAGTGAAGAAGAAAAATTAATAAACATACTACAAAACCCTATAGATTGGGTTTAA
- the hemE gene encoding uroporphyrinogen decarboxylase, with amino-acid sequence MIKNDLFLRALKGETVDRPPVWMMRQAGRYLPEFMEIKAKYDFFTRCQTPELASEITVQPIKRFGMDAAILFSDILVIPQAMNIEVQMKPNFGPYLPNPIRTQKDVDNVIVPDVTVALDYVYQAIKATKEKLNDEIPLIGFAGSPWTILCYCVQGQGSKNFDKAKEFCFTNPIAAHGLLQKITDTTIAYLKEKVKAGVNAVQVFDSWGGMLSPVDYQEFSWKYIQQIIDALKDETPVITFGKGCWFALNEMANSGASALGIDWTCSARNARYLTGGNITLQGNFDPTRLFSPPAEIKKMVHQMINEFGKDKYIVNLGHGILPNIPIENARAFIDAVKEYKV; translated from the coding sequence ATGATTAAGAACGATTTATTTTTACGAGCATTAAAAGGAGAAACCGTAGACCGTCCACCAGTTTGGATGATGCGTCAAGCAGGGCGATATTTACCAGAATTCATGGAAATTAAAGCCAAATACGACTTTTTTACGCGCTGCCAAACTCCAGAATTAGCGAGTGAAATAACCGTACAACCCATAAAACGTTTTGGTATGGATGCCGCTATTTTATTTAGCGACATATTGGTGATTCCACAAGCCATGAATATCGAAGTGCAAATGAAACCAAATTTTGGTCCATATTTACCTAATCCAATACGCACACAAAAAGATGTCGATAATGTAATCGTTCCCGATGTTACTGTAGCGCTAGATTATGTTTACCAAGCCATAAAAGCAACTAAAGAAAAACTAAACGACGAAATTCCTCTAATTGGTTTCGCAGGTTCTCCATGGACTATTTTATGCTATTGCGTACAAGGCCAAGGCAGTAAAAATTTCGATAAAGCCAAGGAGTTTTGCTTTACAAACCCAATTGCAGCTCACGGATTATTACAAAAAATAACAGATACTACAATTGCTTATTTAAAAGAAAAAGTAAAAGCAGGTGTTAACGCCGTACAAGTTTTCGATTCTTGGGGAGGCATGCTTTCCCCTGTAGATTATCAAGAATTTTCTTGGAAATATATCCAACAAATCATCGATGCCTTAAAAGATGAAACTCCGGTTATTACTTTCGGGAAAGGTTGTTGGTTTGCACTTAACGAAATGGCAAACTCTGGTGCTTCTGCACTTGGTATCGACTGGACGTGTTCTGCAAGAAACGCGCGTTATTTAACCGGTGGAAACATCACCCTTCAAGGTAATTTCGATCCTACACGTTTATTTTCCCCACCAGCAGAAATCAAGAAAATGGTGCACCAAATGATTAACGAATTCGGTAAAGACAAATACATTGTAAATCTAGGACATGGTATTTTACCAAACATCCCAATAGAAAATGCTCGCGCCTTTATCGATGCCGTAAAAGAATATAAAGTTTAA
- the hemC gene encoding hydroxymethylbilane synthase, translated as MSKIIKIGTRDSELALWQAKIVQSQLEQLGHKTQIVPIKSTGDLVLDKPLYELGITGIFTRTLDIAMLNNDIDIAVHSLKDVPTVLPKGIVQAAVIKRGNPKDTLVFNDNEEFLGSKDAVIATGSLRRRAQWLNRFPTHTITDLRGNVNSRLQKLEDSEWNGAIFAAAGIGRIGVRPEEAINLDWMIPAPAQGTIMVTALEEDELVRSICAELNHEETEICTTIEREFLNKLEGGCTAPIGALAVIKDEEITFTGVLLSPDGTKRIDVSRVKKLGEHHDVAQYCADFIIERGGKRLMDDIKNSDRKTNVYSTKSLTEDQRLLFHEKVKYESTDVVKISLNRIHPRFLKNEIENVIITSKNAVESLTTNYSALELQFKNIYCVGRRTKRLVENRIGKVTHSENNAKKLADYLVEYMTGAEVTYFCSDIRLDALPTILSENNIKVTEIEAYQTKYDGVRVNDSVEAVMFYSPSTVESFTQKNKKQVIAFCIGETTAAEARKHFEDVRVAKVPTVESVIELINEYYI; from the coding sequence ATGTCTAAAATCATAAAAATTGGTACTCGTGATAGCGAATTAGCGCTATGGCAAGCCAAAATAGTACAAAGTCAACTCGAGCAATTAGGTCATAAAACCCAGATAGTACCAATAAAATCCACAGGCGATTTAGTTTTAGACAAACCGCTTTACGAATTAGGTATTACAGGTATTTTTACCCGGACGTTGGATATTGCAATGCTTAACAACGATATCGATATTGCTGTACATTCCTTAAAAGATGTACCAACGGTTTTACCAAAAGGTATTGTGCAAGCAGCAGTTATAAAACGTGGTAATCCAAAAGACACTCTTGTTTTTAACGACAACGAAGAGTTTTTAGGATCGAAAGATGCCGTAATTGCAACCGGAAGTTTACGCCGACGTGCACAATGGTTAAACCGTTTCCCGACACACACCATTACAGATTTAAGAGGCAACGTTAATTCGCGCCTACAAAAACTTGAAGACAGCGAATGGAACGGTGCTATTTTTGCTGCCGCCGGTATTGGAAGAATTGGTGTTAGACCGGAAGAAGCCATTAATTTAGACTGGATGATTCCTGCACCAGCGCAAGGAACTATTATGGTTACAGCTTTAGAAGAAGATGAATTAGTAAGAAGCATTTGCGCCGAGTTAAATCATGAAGAAACCGAAATTTGTACTACAATAGAACGTGAATTTCTAAATAAATTAGAAGGCGGTTGTACAGCTCCTATTGGTGCTTTAGCCGTAATAAAAGACGAAGAAATCACCTTTACCGGTGTTTTATTAAGTCCAGATGGAACAAAACGTATTGATGTATCTCGTGTTAAAAAACTAGGAGAGCACCATGATGTTGCTCAATATTGCGCCGATTTTATTATTGAACGTGGCGGAAAACGGTTAATGGATGACATTAAAAATTCTGATAGAAAAACTAATGTGTATTCTACAAAATCGCTAACAGAAGATCAACGTTTGTTGTTTCATGAAAAGGTGAAATATGAAAGTACCGATGTGGTTAAAATTAGTTTAAACCGTATTCATCCTAGATTCTTAAAAAACGAAATTGAAAACGTGATAATTACAAGCAAAAATGCTGTAGAATCGCTAACCACAAACTATTCTGCTCTAGAGCTACAGTTTAAAAACATTTATTGTGTTGGCCGTAGAACCAAGCGTTTAGTTGAAAATAGAATAGGAAAAGTTACTCACTCGGAAAATAATGCTAAAAAATTAGCCGATTATTTGGTAGAATATATGACCGGTGCAGAAGTAACTTACTTTTGTAGCGATATTAGATTAGATGCTTTGCCAACTATTTTAAGTGAAAACAATATCAAAGTTACCGAAATTGAAGCTTACCAAACTAAATATGATGGCGTAAGAGTTAACGACTCTGTAGAAGCTGTTATGTTTTATAGCCCTTCTACAGTTGAAAGTTTTACTCAGAAAAACAAAAAACAAGTTATTGCTTTTTGTATTGGTGAAACTACGGCAGCAGAAGCTAGAAAACATTTTGAAGATGTTCGTGTAGCAAAAGTACCAACGGTAGAAAGCGTTATAGAGTTAATAAATGAGTATTATATTTAG